The Candidatus Roseilinea sp. sequence AAGCGCTCTCAGAGAGCGTCGCGTGAGGCTGAAAGATGGACACCCTACACGCGGTACTCGTCGGCTGCGGCAATATGAGCCGTGGCTGGTTGCGGACGCTCGCCACGATTGAAGGGCTCGTCGTTGCTGGGCTAGTGGACGTCGTCGCGGAAGCCGCACAGGCGCGCAAGGATGAATTTGGACTGGCGCATGCGCGCACCGGTGACGACCTCGAAGCGATGCTGTCATCGGTCAAGCCCGACATCGTGTTCGACACGACCGTGCCCGAAGCGCATGCCCAAACCACGCTGACCGCGCTGCGACATGGCTGCCACGTGTTGGGCGAAAAGCCTATGGCGACCTCGATGGATGACGCACGGCGAATGGTCGAAGCCGCACAGCGCGCCGGCAAGCTCTACGCCATCGTGCAAAACCGGCGCTTCACTGCGCCGATCCGTCGCATCCGGGAATTCCTGCGCTCCGGCGCCATCGGCGACCTCACCACAGTCAACTGCGACTTCTACATCGGCGCCCACTTCGGCGGCTTTCGCGATCACATGCCTCATGTCCTTCTGTTGGACATGGCCATCCACACCTTCGATCAGGCGCGCTTTTTGACCGGCCAAGACGCTGTGCGCGTCGCCTTCTGCCAAGAGTGGAACCCGCGAGGTTCATGGTATGACCGCGATGCTTCGGCGATCGCCGTGTTCGAGATGAACGACGGCGTGATCTTCACCTATCGCGGCAGTTGGTGCGCCGAAGGGATGAACACGAGCTGGGAGGGCGACTGGCGCTTCATCGGCGCGAACGGCAGCGCAAAGTGGGATGGCGGCAACGGTTTCTGCGCCCAGACGCCGGAGGAGCGCAGCGGCTTGATCTACAAACAGCGCGACCTCACGCTACCCGAACTGGACACCACCGGCCTGAGCGAGGGGCACGCAAGTGTGATCCGGCAATTTGTGGACTGCGTGCGCAAAGGCGGCACGCCGGAAACTGTCTGCACCGACAACATCAAGAGCTTGGCCATGGTGTTCGGGGCCATCGAAGCCGCAACCCGCGGGCGACCGATCACCATACAGATTTAACACAACCCATGCACAATAGCAGGGTGCGACGAGCTGGCATGTCAACCCGGCACGCTATCGCGCTGATGTTGATAACAACACCTTACTCCAGCTAAACCAAGTCAGCCGCACCAAGCGCGCGGGGGTGTCTTGCCGGAGTCGCTTGACAAGCGATTTGCACAAATCGCAGAGCGTGTGTAAAACTATGGTCCAGAACCGCGACGCTCAAAGCGGCGATGGGCCATAAAACAGTTCAATTCTGGAGGGAACAGCTCATGAAATTCGCAAAGCGTATCTCGTTATTGATCCCTGCGTTGGCAATTGCGCTTTCCGCATGCGGCGCTCCTGCGGCCGAGGTGGACAGGAATAGCGACTTCTTCCTGGCCCTGCCCCGTATAGAAGTCGCACTCGACGACAACGGCACACCTTCGATTGCAGGCCTGAGCCCCGAACTCCTTAACACGCTCACCTTCGGGCAACTTGACCTCAATCAATTCGCCATCGGCAAGGACTGGGTGGACTATCTGAAGAGCACCGGCGTCCAGCACATCGAATTAGCCTTCCATGGCAAGGGCGCATTCATCTACGCGAACGGCAAACAACTGCCGTCCATTCGGCTGAGCGAGGAGTCGGTGTCGAACATCGGTGACGTGGCCGAGAGCGTGACGCCCATCTTCGCCCCAGGATTCGAAGGCTACGCTGCGCTGGCGAAGCGCTTCCTGCCTTTGGCCCGCAGCCTGGGCCTGGGCTTGGTGATCCGCGTGCCGAGCACCGGCGCGCCGGAGATCCCGCTGCGCGATCCGAAGGCGCCTGCGCCGGCTGCGCCTGCGACGCCGGGCGAAGATTCGGTGCTGGTTCGCGTCGTGATTGATTACGATCAAAACGGCGTGCCGTCGGTCGCCGGCGTCTCCGCCACGGAGCTCGAGCAGATGTTCGGCTTGGATCTGACCACGGTCAAGCTCGATCCGAACTTCGTCCGCGCGTTAATCGATCGCGGCGTGCAACACGTCTCGATGCGCAGCGAAGGTGACGGCTTGGCGCTGGCTTTCAATGACAAGCCACTGCCCAACCTTGTGTGCGATGAGAACTGCCTGAAGAACACCTCCGAAGTGATCGTTGCGCTCAACACTTATCCGGAGTTCAGCCAGATCAACACGCTGGTTGAGAAGTTCGGACCGACGCTGGCGAGCGTGAATGCCGAAATCGCGCTGCGCTTCCCGCCCGCGCCCGGCGCGCAGCGGATTCCGCTGCCCTTTGCCTCAGGGAATTAGTCACACGCAAGGCGAAAGAGGTTACACCTATGAACGTACCGCGAAGATACGGCGGGCTCAGAGTCTTGGGGACGATCCTCATCGTCGCAGGCATCGTTGTGCTCGTCTTCGGGTTGATTGGCGGCTTGGTGTTGCTGACCGGCAACTTCTGGCCTGGTTACAACCAAGGCTTTAACATGATCGGCTGGGGCCCGGTTCTCTTGGGCCTGGTGAACGGCATTCCGCTGATCGCGTTCGGCGCTTTGCTGCGCCTACTCACCGATGTCGAGTACAACTCACGCGCTGCCCTGCAAGTGGCCGAGCAGAGCCGTAAGTCGGCTGAGGCGGCAGTGAAGAACAGCGAGACGCTCATGAAGAACACCGAGACCCTGATGCGCAACACTGAGGCAGCCGTTCGCAATATGGAAACGGCGCTGAAGAGCGTCGGGGGTGCCCCAGCGCCTGCAGTCGCCACAGCATCTGGCGCGACAGGCGCTCCGAAGACGGAATGAGCAGGGAGAGCAGGTTCGTCAAGGGTCGTCTCTGGGTGCACCGAGACGCTCTGAACGCCGTCTCATCGCTGAACACAGGAAGCTAGGCAACGGTTGATTCATAAGCCTTTGGCACCAAAAGCGGGCGTTCTTTAGAGGACGCCCGCTTTTTTCTCGGCATTGGCGAACGCGTCGCAGTCAAAGCGCAGCTTATCACCCAAGCCGCTAAAACCCGGACTCCCTTCAACGCTTCGTCTTTATCATCCGCGCCGATGGTCACTTTGGTCGTTACCTCCCAGATTACGCGCGGGTTAAATTACCCGCTCGTTGCCGCCATCAATCGGGATCTGCGCGCCGGTGGTTTTGGCGAAGACCGGGCCACACAGCTCAGCGACCAGCTCCGCAACGTCGCGGCTGGTCACCTCCACTCCCAGCACGTTGTTGCGCTTGTACTGCTCGACGGTCATCCCATAACTCTGCGCGCGCGCGGACAGCACCGCATCCGTCCAGATGCCGGTGTCGAACACCGCGTTCGGGTGGACGACGTTCACGCGGATGCCGTCGCTGCCCCACTCCAGCGCAGCCACGCGCGCAAGCTGCGTCAGCGCAGCCTTCGATGCCGAGTAAGCGGCTGCGCCCGGCCCCGGCGCCGGCACGTTCTTCGAGCCGACCACCACCACGCGGCCGCCGCGCGGCGCCTGCTTGAGCAGCGGATGCGCTTCGCGCATCAGCATTGCGTTGGCGTCCAGGTTAATGCGGAATGCGCGCGACCAGGTCTGCGTCTCCAGCGCGGCGATGCGCTGGCTGGCCGGGAAGATGCCGGCGTTGAGCACTAGCATATCCAGCCCACCATAGCGCCGCGCTGCGCGTTCCAGCGCATCGCGCAACGCCGCTTCGTCGCTCACGTCGGCGAGGATTCCCAAAAACTCCGGTTGTGGAAAGAGGCTTTCGATGGCCGGAGCGATGTCGAGGCCAACCACGGCGGCGCCGCGCTTCAGCAACGCCTGGGCACACGCCCTGCCGATGCCGGAAGCCGCGCCGGTTACCAGCGCCACTTCGCCGGTGAACATCTGCGGCGCCGGCATGCGTTTAAGCTTGGCCTGCTCCAGATCCCAATACTCCACGCGAAACAGCTCCGCCTCCGGCAGCGCACGCCATCCACCCAGCGACTCTGCGCGCAGGATGACGTCAATCGTCTGGGCATAGATCTCAGCGGCGATGGTCGCGTCTTTCACGCTGCGACCAGCGGTCACCATCCCCAGCTCCGGGTCGAGGATCACGCGCGGCGCCGGGTCAAGCATGTCGAGCGGCTGCGACGATGCCGCGCGGTGACGGGCGAAGTAAGCCTCGTATTCGGCGCGGTAGGCTTCCACATCGCGGCCGATCAGCGGCAGGCGCTTGGTGCGGATGATGTGATCTGGCGTGGCTGGCCCACGCCGCGCGATGGATGCAACGTCGGCTCGGCGAGCAAAGCCCAGCGATTTGTCGTCGTCGTGCATGGTCAAGATCATCGGCGCGCCGGCCGCTTCGGACACAGCCCGGCGCAGCGTGGCCAGCTCAACCCGCACCGGCCGGTCGCCTCGCCGGGCCGGCGGGAAGGTAATCTGCCACGCGCCATGCTGCGCAATGTATTCCTCCGCCCGCGTCACCAGATCAATCATCCGCGTGTAAGCCTGTCGCGCCGTATCACCGAAGGTGACCAGCCCATGCTGCATCAGCACAATGCCGATGAGGTCATCTTTGCGAGCGTGCGCAGCGAACCGCTCGGCGCACAGCTTGGCCAGTGTGAAGCCCGGCATGACGTAGGGCACAATCAGCACGGCGTCGCCGTACAGCTCGCGCACGCGGCGTTCGCCGTCGGGAGTGTTGGTGATGGCGAGCAGCGCATCGGCGTGCGTGTGATCAACGAACTTGTAGGGCAAGATCGCGTGCAAGACGGCTTCGACGGAAGGCGCAGGCGCGCCGGGTTCGATGGCGTAGCTGCGCAACAGGCGCATCATCTCGGCATCGGCGAGCTGGGGCAACGCGGCCAGCCGCGCCGTCGGCTGCAGGCGCAGCGGCGTGAAGCCCGCCGCTTCAATCGTCGCCAGGTCCCAGCCGCTGCCCTTGACGTAGAGGATATCTTCCTCTTCGCCGAAGACATCCCGCGCGCGCGTCTTCACCGAGGTGTTGCCGCCCCCGTGTAACACCAGCGACGGCTCGCGCCCCAGCAGGCGCGACGTATAGACGCGCTGGGCCAGGTCGCCAACGAAAGTTGCCGCTTCCGCATCGTTCCAGAGATTTTGCATTGCTTCAATCCAGCACGAACTCCCGCGTTGGCTGCGGCGTTTGGTGCATCTTCAAGTTCACGCCGAAGAGAAACACCGCGTAGGATGCTCGGTCCGCACGAGCGCAGTCTCAACGTTCTGCCGCCTCGCCACTGTGTGACTGAGGCGCCGGCTCTGGCCAGACGTGGCTCCACAAGATAAACGCCAGCGTCGAGATGAGCAGCAACAGGAAGCCTGGCTCCATAAGGGCCAAGGTGAGGGGCTGGAACATCATCACGATGCCGAGCACCATGCCGGTGATGATGACGCCCATCACCCAACTGTAGCGTCGGTTAGGCAGCTTGCCTCCCAGCCGCTTCTCGGCAATCTGGATCAGCCGGATGAACACGCCGAGGATGATGAAGAATCCAACAATGAAGATGAGGAATTGCAGCGTGGGGTTCATCAGAACGCCTCAATTGAGCGACAGACGGCGGCCGGTCTTGCGGTCGAAGAAGTGCAACCGTTCGCACACGATGCGATAGCGCACCTCGCTACCGATGCTGAAGTCGGCGATGCCGCTCACGGTGCTGAGCAGGCTCTGCCGGCCCGACCGGATATGCACAATGGTCTCGACGCCGAGTGGTTCGAGCAGAGCGATCTGCCCGCTCAGGTCGCCGTCGGGGGTGATCTGCACGTCCTCCGGCCGGAAGCCGAGCGTGAAGGATTCCGGCAGCCCGACATGCGCCGGCGCGGGCAGTTGAATCGTGCTGTCGGACACGCGAATCATCCCGTCGGCGCGCGCCGCATCATACAGGTTAATGCGCGGCACGCCAACCAGCTTGGCCACGAACGTCGTGGCGGGGAAGTCATAGATCTCGCGCGGTGTGCCCACTTGCACCAACACACCTTCGCGCAACACGCCGACGCGGTCGGCCAGGGTCATCGCCTCGATCTGGTCGTGGGTGACGAACAGGGTGGTGCTGTGCGCCTCGCGCTGCAGCCGGTTCAGCTCGATGCGCAGCGCCTCGCGCAGCTTGGCGTCCAGGTTGGACAGCGGCTCGTCCATCAGAAAGATCTTGGGCCGGCGCACCAGGGCGCGCCCCAGCGCCACGCGCTGCATCTCGCCACCCGATAGGTTGCGTGTGGAGCGCTGAAGCAGATGAGTGATGCGCACGCGCTCGGCAGCCTCGTGCACGCGCTGTTTGATCTCGGCCTCGCTCAAGTTGCGGCCCGGCGCGCGCAGGGGGAAAGCCAGATTGTCGTACACCGACATCGTCGGATAGAGCGAGTAGTACTGAAAGACGAAGGCGGTATCGCGCTCGGCCGGCGTCATGTCATTGACCGGCACACCGTCGAAAAGCACCTCGCCCGCGTCTTGATTTTCGAGGCCGGCGATCACGCGCAGCGTGGTCGTCTTGCCTGCGCCGGTCTGACCCAGCAGCACGAAGAACTCGCCGTCCTTCACGGTGAAGCTCACGTCGTTCAGCGCGATGACGGAGCCGAATTTCTTGGTAATATGACTTAGCTCGACTGTTGCCACGGCTGATCTTTCAACTAATCATCACCCATCCATCATGCATGATGGATGGGTGGTGGAACGGCCCGCTCGTCTCTCGGGTCGAAGAAGCGCGCCATAGATGGATTGAGATCGAAGCGCACTGTCTCGCCGACGGTAAAGCGAGCGTCGCGGCTTACGCGCGCATGGATGGAATGATCGTCGCCCATCTCCAGCACCAGCATCGTATACGCGCCGTGCAAATCCACCGAATATACGGTGGCAGCCAGTTGTCCGTTCGGGTGGATGTGCACCGCTTCCGGCCGAAAGCCGACGATGACGCCGCTGCCGGACAACCCACGGTTGAGCGCCTCCGACCAGTCGGGCGGCGGCGTATAGCGATTGCCGCCGGGCAACGTCGCGACGCCGTCGGCCCAATGGCCTTTCACCAAGTTCATCCCTGGGCTGCCGATGAACTGGGCCACGAACAGGTTGCTGGGCGTGTGATACACCTCGGCCGGTGTGCCGACTTGTTGCACCACGCCTTGGCTCATCACCACGATGCGGTCAGCCATCGCCATCGCCTCGATCTGATCGTGCGTGACATAGACGGTGGTCGCGTTTTGCAGAATGTGCAGGCGCTTGATCTCCGAGCGCATCGTCTCGCGGAAGTCGGCGTCGAGCGCGCCAAGCGGCTCATCCATCAGGAAGCACGACGGCCGGCGCACCAAGGCGCGCGCCAGTGCGATGCGCTGTTGGTCACCGCTGCTGAGCGCGCCGGGGCGCGATTTGAGCAGCGGCTCGATCTGCAACAGCTCGGCCACTTCCTTCACGCGCCGCTGGATATTCTCCCGGCGCTCACCTTCGGCTTGTAGGGGGAAGGCGATGTTCTCCCAGGCCGTCAAGTGCGGGTAGAGCGCAAAGAACTGGAAGACCATGGCCACGTCGCGCTGGCTCGGCTTTCGCCAGGTGACGTCTTGACCGTTGAGGATGATCCTGCCGCCACTTACGGTCTCCAGGCCGGCGATCATGCGCAGCGTCGTCGTTTTGCCACAGCCCGATGGGCCGAGCAGCGCCACGAATTCGCCGTTCTTGATGGACAGATCAAGCGGACGCACGGCATACTGCTCCCCGAATCGCTTCTCGACTTGCTGGAGTTCGATGTCTGCCATGAGCTCACTCCCTACTTCCGACTTCCCACCACCGAGCGGGCAGTCGAGAGTCGGTCATTCACTTCCTCAGCGCACCGAACGTCACGCCGCGCAGCAAGTAGTCGCGCAAGGCAAACGTCACAATGATGACCGGAAACAAGAAGCCAAGCGTACCGGCTGCGATGGCCGACCACTCGATACCGCCGGTCCCCAGCACAGTCGGGATGCTGGGTGGGGCTGTGCGCGCGCGCTCGCTCGTCAGCATCAGCGCGAAGGCGTACTCGTTCCACGCGAAGATCAGGCAGAACACGAAGGTGGCGGCAATGCCGGTGATCGCCTGCGGCAACACCACCTTGCGGAAGGCTTGCAGCCGGCTGTAGCCGTCCACCAGCGCCGCCTCCTCATATTCGCGCGGGATCTCGTCAATGAAGCCCTTGAGCAACCACACCGCGAACGACAGGTTGAACACGGTGTAAAGCAGGATCAGTCCCAGATGGGTATCGTAGAGCCTGAGCTGCTGATACATCAGGAAGATGGGAATGGTGACGACCACCGGCGGCAGCATGCGCGTGCTGAGGATGAAGAAGAGCAAATCACCCTTGCCCGGCACATGAAAGCGGCTGAAGGCGTAGGCCGCCAGCACGCCCAGCAACACCGAAAGCACGGTTGAGGCGCTGGCCACGATGACCGAGTTGATCAGCCGCTGACCATACTGACTGGGCCCAGTGATGCGCTGGCCGCGCTCGGCCATGATGCGCTCGGCGAAGTTGAGGTCGGGGCGTTGCTTGTATTCCTCCATCATGCCCGGCGGCAACAGCACGCGCTTGGTGAGTAGGCTGATGAAGCCCTCGATCGTCGGCTCGAAGAATACCTTCGGCGGGATGGCGACGACATCGGGGCGCGACTTGAACGCGGCGGTCACCATCCAGAACACCGGGATCAGGCTGATCACGGCGTAGAGCACGACGACGGCGATGCGCAAGGCGCGTGTGAACTGATAACGCGCGCCCACCTTGTCCACGCGCGTGGCATAGGTGATTGGAGCACTGGTTGTTGAAATGGCCATAGCGTTGAACCATCCATCGTCAATCCCGACACAGACGCATCATGGTTGACGATTGACCATTAAATCAATGATTCTCTCCACGGATGCGGTTCAGCGAGCGGACATACAGGTTGCTGACGGCGATGACGATGACCAAGATGATGTAGGCCAGCGCGCTGGACTCGCCGGTGGTGAAGCGCGTGAAGGCGGCGCGATATAGGTGCACGGCGATCAACTCGGTCGCATCGCCCGGCCCGCCGCCGGTCAGGCCCATCACCAGGTCAAAAGTCTTGAACGCCTCGATGGTGCGGAACAAGATTGCGATCAGCAACAGCGGCGCCACTTGTGGCAGCGTGATGCGCCAGAACTGGAACCATGGGCTGGCGCGATCTATCGCCGCCGCTTCGTACAGGTAATCGGGAATCGCTTTCAGCCCGGATAGGCACAAGAGCATGACAAACGGGCTCCACATCCACACGTCCACAATGATGATGGCCCACAATGCACGGCTGGCCTCACCCAGCCAATCCGGGCCGGAATTCGGCACGCTGTAGCCGATCAGGTAGTTGAAGATGCCGAAGGCCGGGTTGTAGATCAGCTTCCAGAACAGGCCGATGACGACCGGCGACATCATGATCGGGATCAGGATGAGCGTGGTAATCAGGCCGCTGCCCTTGAAGCGCTCGCGCAGGAACAGCGCCAAGCCAAAGCCGACGATCGCCTGCAGCGCCACCGTGGTCACGACGTAGCGGCCGGTCAGCGTGAAATACTGCCAGATGCGCGGGTCGCTGAGGAGTTTGTTGTAATTTTGCAGCCCAACCCAGGCCGGCGGGACGTCGGGCTTGATCACCGAGAACTCGGTGAAGCTCAGGTACAAGCTATAGAACAGCGGAAAGATGTTCCACAGCACCAGCAGGATGATGGTCGGCGCAATGAACAGCACCTGAATCTGCACATCGGTGAGTGAGCGCCGGCTGTGGACATGCGCGGGTTGAGTTCGAGTCAGTTGCATCTCGTGGCGAAGAAACCAGGTTTCTTTGCAGAAACCTGGTTTCTTTCATCAGTCGTGCGTTTCGCAAGCACCGGTTACTTCAGATAGCCGGCCTTCTTGAGGATCTCAGTGTGCTCGCGCGCGATGTTGTCGAGCGCTTCTTTGGCCGTGCCTTGGCCCTCGACGATGTACTTGCTCAGCTCGCGCTGCGAGACGACCAGCAGATCGCCGAACTCGGGGATGTTCCAGAAGTCCTTGACGAAGTTCATCGTCTCGGCGAACGCCGGGTTGTAGGGCGTGGCCTGCTTGAACGTGTCGGAGTTCAACACTTCGATGTTGCAGGTGTAGCCGCCGAGCGCCGCCCACTTCTCCTGCACCGGCTTGCTGGCGAACCACTCGATGAAGTCCTTCGCTGCCTGTTGGCGCTCCGGGCTGATGTAGGCGTTCACGCTGATGCCCTGACCACCAAGCGAGGCATACTGCGCGCCGCCGGGACCGGGCGGCGTGGAGAAGAAGCCGACTTTGTCGTGGTAGTTCGGATTGGTCTGCGGGTTCACCAACGCCGGGAAGAAGGCGAAGTAGTTCGTGATCATCGCGACCTGGCCGCTGATGAAGGCATCGTTCATCTCCTGGAAGAAGGCGTTGCTCAAACCCGGCGGCATGAACTTGGTGTATAGCTCGCGATACAACTCGAGGGCCTTTGCAGCGTTCTCGGTGTTCAACACGCCTTCGACCTCGAACTTGTCGTTCTTCCAGTCGGCGCCGAAGTTGAAGATGAAATTCTGCGCGCCCATCGTGATCGCGTCGTAGTCCTTCTGCGTGTAGACCGCGATGCCGTATAGGTTCTTTTCGGGCCGGGTGAAGAACTCGGCGATGTCGCGCAACTGCAACAAGTCCTTCGGCACGTCGAGGTCATAGCCATACTTGGCTTTGAACGCTTCCTTCTCCGCCGGATCCTCGAACAGGTCCTTGCGATAGGCCCAACCCAGCGCGTCGCCCTCGGTCGGGAAGGCCCAATACTTGCCGTTATAGGTGCCATAGTAGAGCAGCGTGGCCGGCGTGACCGTCTTGTCCAGGCCCTTCTCCTTCATGAAGTCGGTCAGGTCAAGGTAGTGCCCCTGCGTCGCCGCCTGGCCGAGCCATTGGCTGTCGCCGACGACCATGTCGTAGCCGGTGCCCTTGGCCGCCCACTCCGCCGTGACCTTGTTGTAGTAGGTGCCCCAAGGCTCCTGTACGACGTTGACTTTGATGCCCTTTTCCTTCTGGTAGTCATTGGCCAATTCCTGCAGATAGTTCGCCGGATCCCATTCCGCCCACCAGATGGTGAGTTCTGTGACCCCGCCGGCCGGAGCCTGCTCGGCGGGCGCCGCGGGTGCTGCGGGAGCCGACGGCGCAGCCGGCGCTGCGCAGCCAGCGATCAAAGCCGCTGTAAGTCCAAGGGCGAGTAATCCTGACTTCGTGGTCATACTTTCTTTTCTCCTTTTGGGTGACATGAGATGAGCAGGTCCAGACGTTTTAGCACATCGAGCGGAATTGGCAAGTTCACTGCTCAAGCTGTGCGAAGATCGGTTTGAGCGCCGGATAGAGTTCGCGGAAGCGCGCATAGGCTTCGTCGTAACGACGCAATACGGTTGAGTCTTCGCTAGGCGACGTGCGCGACGTCACGCGGATCACGGCATCGCAAGCCTCGCGCGTATTGCGCCATAGGCCAATGCCCACACCGGCCAACAATGCTACGCCGAACGCCCCACCCTCCGTCGAGTTGACCAGGGTGATGTCAGCCTGAAAGATGTCAGCCAGCATTTGCCGCCAGATTGCGCTGCGCGCTCCGCCGCCGGCTGCGCGCACCTCGTCCACGTGCAGCCCCAGCTCGCGCATGAGCTCGATGGAGTCGCGCAGGCCGAAGCTGATGCCCTCGACCACTGCCCGCGCCAGATGCGCCTGGGTGTGACGCAGCGTCAGGCCGACGAACGCCCCGCGCGCCAGCGGGTCGCGGTGGGGGGTGCGTTCACCTGTGAGATAGGGCAAAAACATCAACCCTTCTGCGCCGATCGGGACCTCGGCAGCGCTCTGCATCAACAGGTCATAGGGGTCGGCTGGGCTGGGTGGTCGTGTGACCAATTGCGGATGGCCGAGTGCGATCACGTCGCGCTGCCAGCGCAGGCTGCCGCCGGCGGAGAGCATCACGCCCATGAAGAACCAGGTCTCTGGCACGGCGTGGCAAAACACCTCCACCGCGGTGTCGCGGACAGGAGGATACCGCTCGACCGAAGCAAACACCACGCCCGAGGTGCCCAGCGTGACGTTAACGATGCCCTCACGCACTGAACCCAGCCCGACGGCGGCGGCCGGTTGGTCGCCGCTGCCGCCGACGATGGGCGTGCCGGCAGCCAAGCCGGTCTCACGCGCCGCCGTCTCGCTCACCTGTGCCGTCGGCTCGTGCGACTCAACGCACAACGGCAGCCACTCGCGGGGAATGTCCAACAAAGCCAACATCTCATCCGACCAGCGGCGATGCCGCACGTCGAGCAGGCCCATACCGGTAGCGTCGCCAACCTCGGTGGCGAATTCGCCGCTCAGCTTGTAGCGGATGTAGTCTTTGGGCAACAGCACGTGCGCCACGTGCGCGTAGACATCCGGCTCGTGCTCGCGCACCCAGAGCAGCTTCGGCGCAGTGTAACTGGTCGCGGGGAGATTGGCGACGAGTTCGCGGGTGCGCATCGGGCCGCCGGCGCGTCGCACGATCTCGTCGCACTGCGCCGCGGTGCGCTGATCGTTCCACAAGATGGCCGGCCGCAGCACGTTGCCCGCGCGGTCAAGCAGGGTCAGCCCGTGCATCTGGCCGCTCAGGCCGATGCTGCGCACATCATGCCCCGAAGCGCCGGCCTTCGCCAGCACCTGGCGAATTGCCTCGCTCGTTCCGCGCCACCAGTCAGCGGGGTCTTGTTCACTCCACAGCGGTCGGGGGGTGTAAAGCGGATATTCCACCGTCGCGCTGGCCAGCGTCTCGCCGTTTTCGTTGATGAGCAATGCTTTGACGGCAGTGGTGCCGAGGTCAATGCCAAGCAGTGTCATGGTATGTCGCTCCCTGAGCGGGGATTCTAGCCCCGCTTTAACCTGGGCGAGACGCCAAAGCGAGAGCGCGCCAGGTCGCAGCGGGCAGGCGTGGTGTGCGCCCCCTTGGGAGGTGCAACCGTGATTGCGCAATCGCCGGTTATTGCGCTCACAATAGCAAGCCGGGCCGCTCCAGCCCGCGCTGCAAGTCGCTCAGAAAGCGACCGACCTGCGCGCCGTCCACGATGCGATGATCGGCGCTCACGGTCAGCGTGGCGACCGGCGCAACCCGCGGCTGATCATGTTCATCCACGATCATGCGCTTGCCGGCGCGCCCCACGGCCAGGATGGCCGCCTGCGGCGGATTGACGATGGCCGTGAAGCGGTCCACGGCGAACATGCCCAGGTTGGACAGCGTGAACGTGCCGCCCTGCACATCGGCCAGTTGCAGTTGGCCGGCGCGCCCACGCGCCGTCAGCTCATTCAGTCGGGCGGCGATCTCGA is a genomic window containing:
- a CDS encoding oxidoreductase, coding for MDTLHAVLVGCGNMSRGWLRTLATIEGLVVAGLVDVVAEAAQARKDEFGLAHARTGDDLEAMLSSVKPDIVFDTTVPEAHAQTTLTALRHGCHVLGEKPMATSMDDARRMVEAAQRAGKLYAIVQNRRFTAPIRRIREFLRSGAIGDLTTVNCDFYIGAHFGGFRDHMPHVLLLDMAIHTFDQARFLTGQDAVRVAFCQEWNPRGSWYDRDASAIAVFEMNDGVIFTYRGSWCAEGMNTSWEGDWRFIGANGSAKWDGGNGFCAQTPEERSGLIYKQRDLTLPELDTTGLSEGHASVIRQFVDCVRKGGTPETVCTDNIKSLAMVFGAIEAATRGRPITIQI
- a CDS encoding short-chain dehydrogenase — its product is MQNLWNDAEAATFVGDLAQRVYTSRLLGREPSLVLHGGGNTSVKTRARDVFGEEEDILYVKGSGWDLATIEAAGFTPLRLQPTARLAALPQLADAEMMRLLRSYAIEPGAPAPSVEAVLHAILPYKFVDHTHADALLAITNTPDGERRVRELYGDAVLIVPYVMPGFTLAKLCAERFAAHARKDDLIGIVLMQHGLVTFGDTARQAYTRMIDLVTRAEEYIAQHGAWQITFPPARRGDRPVRVELATLRRAVSEAAGAPMILTMHDDDKSLGFARRADVASIARRGPATPDHIIRTKRLPLIGRDVEAYRAEYEAYFARHRAASSQPLDMLDPAPRVILDPELGMVTAGRSVKDATIAAEIYAQTIDVILRAESLGGWRALPEAELFRVEYWDLEQAKLKRMPAPQMFTGEVALVTGAASGIGRACAQALLKRGAAVVGLDIAPAIESLFPQPEFLGILADVSDEAALRDALERAARRYGGLDMLVLNAGIFPASQRIAALETQTWSRAFRINLDANAMLMREAHPLLKQAPRGGRVVVVGSKNVPAPGPGAAAYSASKAALTQLARVAALEWGSDGIRVNVVHPNAVFDTGIWTDAVLSARAQSYGMTVEQYKRNNVLGVEVTSRDVAELVAELCGPVFAKTTGAQIPIDGGNERVI
- a CDS encoding ABC transporter ATP-binding protein yields the protein MATVELSHITKKFGSVIALNDVSFTVKDGEFFVLLGQTGAGKTTTLRVIAGLENQDAGEVLFDGVPVNDMTPAERDTAFVFQYYSLYPTMSVYDNLAFPLRAPGRNLSEAEIKQRVHEAAERVRITHLLQRSTRNLSGGEMQRVALGRALVRRPKIFLMDEPLSNLDAKLREALRIELNRLQREAHSTTLFVTHDQIEAMTLADRVGVLREGVLVQVGTPREIYDFPATTFVAKLVGVPRINLYDAARADGMIRVSDSTIQLPAPAHVGLPESFTLGFRPEDVQITPDGDLSGQIALLEPLGVETIVHIRSGRQSLLSTVSGIADFSIGSEVRYRIVCERLHFFDRKTGRRLSLN
- a CDS encoding ABC transporter ATP-binding protein, which produces MADIELQQVEKRFGEQYAVRPLDLSIKNGEFVALLGPSGCGKTTTLRMIAGLETVSGGRIILNGQDVTWRKPSQRDVAMVFQFFALYPHLTAWENIAFPLQAEGERRENIQRRVKEVAELLQIEPLLKSRPGALSSGDQQRIALARALVRRPSCFLMDEPLGALDADFRETMRSEIKRLHILQNATTVYVTHDQIEAMAMADRIVVMSQGVVQQVGTPAEVYHTPSNLFVAQFIGSPGMNLVKGHWADGVATLPGGNRYTPPPDWSEALNRGLSGSGVIVGFRPEAVHIHPNGQLAATVYSVDLHGAYTMLVLEMGDDHSIHARVSRDARFTVGETVRFDLNPSMARFFDPRDERAVPPPIHHA
- a CDS encoding ABC transporter permease, translating into MAISTTSAPITYATRVDKVGARYQFTRALRIAVVVLYAVISLIPVFWMVTAAFKSRPDVVAIPPKVFFEPTIEGFISLLTKRVLLPPGMMEEYKQRPDLNFAERIMAERGQRITGPSQYGQRLINSVIVASASTVLSVLLGVLAAYAFSRFHVPGKGDLLFFILSTRMLPPVVVTIPIFLMYQQLRLYDTHLGLILLYTVFNLSFAVWLLKGFIDEIPREYEEAALVDGYSRLQAFRKVVLPQAITGIAATFVFCLIFAWNEYAFALMLTSERARTAPPSIPTVLGTGGIEWSAIAAGTLGFLFPVIIVTFALRDYLLRGVTFGALRK
- a CDS encoding ABC transporter permease, which encodes MQLTRTQPAHVHSRRSLTDVQIQVLFIAPTIILLVLWNIFPLFYSLYLSFTEFSVIKPDVPPAWVGLQNYNKLLSDPRIWQYFTLTGRYVVTTVALQAIVGFGLALFLRERFKGSGLITTLILIPIMMSPVVIGLFWKLIYNPAFGIFNYLIGYSVPNSGPDWLGEASRALWAIIIVDVWMWSPFVMLLCLSGLKAIPDYLYEAAAIDRASPWFQFWRITLPQVAPLLLIAILFRTIEAFKTFDLVMGLTGGGPGDATELIAVHLYRAAFTRFTTGESSALAYIILVIVIAVSNLYVRSLNRIRGENH